The genomic stretch GCCAAGCCGCTGGATATCCCGCCGCTCGAACCGATCCCGCGCGATCATGTCCTGACGCGCACCTTCTACCTGCTACAGGATTTCCCCGGTCGCCATAAGAACACCCAAGTTTGGGTCGAAGCCGCGCCACCCGACGCTGAACAGATCGAGGGGATGCCGTTCCGCAACCTCAACGACGGGGTGACACCGGTTGTGATCGGCGGCAACGATTGGGCCGGAGCCTGGGCCACAGACCCGGACGGGCGCACTCTGCTCCCCGTTGGGCGCGGCTATGCCGGAGAGCGTCAGCGTGAACTGGCCTATCGCTTTGGGGTGAACCTTGTGATGCATGTTTTGACCGGGAACTACAAATCCGACCAGGTCCACGTGCCTGCGCTGCTCGATAGGTTGGGCCAATGACCGGAACCATATTGTTTGATCCAATGATCCCCTGGCCGATTTTGATCGGGGTTGGGGCACTGTCCTTGGCAGGCGTTGTCTTGGCGCTCTGGCGTGGGTTGTCCGGCTGGGCCTTGCGCGGGTTGGCGGCGCTTGTGCTGCTGGCGGCATTGTCAGGCCCGGTCTACCAGATCGAAGATCGCGCACCCCTGACGGACATCGTCGTGATGCTCGAAGACGAAAGCGCCAGCCAGGGCCTGTCGGACCGCGCCCAGCAAACCGCTGAGGCCGCTGATACTCTTGCCGCCGCCATCGAGCGCCGCGACAAAACCGAGCTGCGCCGGATCACCGTGCCGGATGGCGACGGAGATGCCGGGACGCAGCTGATGCAGACATTGGCGGATGTTCTGGCCGAAGAGCCACGCGCACGGGTCGCCGGTATCCTTGCCCTGACGGACGGGCGCACCCACGACATCGACCGCGCCCCCAACCTGCCCGCCCCTATGCACGTTCTGTTAACCGGGCGCGCGTCGGATTGGGACCGCAGGCTGATTGTCCGCAACGCCCCGGCTTTCGGCATCATAGACGAGCCGATCACTCTGACCGTGCGCATCGAAGACAGCGGCTCAGTGCCGGTACAGTCGCCGTTTGTCCCCCTTAGCATCTCGGTCGACGGGGCCGAGCCCCTGATCGTCGATGTTCCCATCGGTCAGGATTTCGAACTGCCCGTGACCCTACCTCATGGTGGGCGCAACGTGATCCAGTTCTCGGTTCCCCTCGCGGACGGAGAGCTAACCGACCGCAACAACAGCGCGCTCATCCAGATGAACGGTGTACGCGATCGGTTGCGCGTCTTGCTGGTATCGGGCGAGCCGCACCCCGGCGGACGCACCTGGCGCAACCTGCTGAAATCCGACAGCTCGGTTGATCTGGTGCATTTCACCATCCTGCGCCCACCCGAAAAACAGGACGGTGTGCCGGTCGATGAACTGTCGCTGATCGCCTTTCCCACGCGCGAGTTGTTTCTGGAAAAGATCGATGATTTCGACCTGATCATCTTTGACCGCTACAAGCGGCGCGGCATTCTGCCCGCGATCTATCTGGACAATGTCACCAACTATGTCGCGGACGGTGGTGCGGTTCTGGTCGCCGCAGGACCCGATTTTGCCACCGCTGACAGCATCTACCGCTCGCCGCTTGCCCCGATTCTGCCTGCCGAGCCGACGGCGCGCGTGATTGAGGACCGCTATTTGCCCAAAGTCACCGACCTGGGGCAGCGGCACCCGGTGACGACCGATCTTGAAAGCACCGAAGTCTGGGGGTCCTGGCTGCGTCAGATCGACGTCGAACCTCGCTCGGGCCATACGGTGATGACCGGCATTGACGAGCGCCCCCTGCTGGTCCTTGACCGCGTCGGAGAGGGTCGCGTTGCCTTGTTGGCCTCGGACCATGCCTGGCTATGGAGCCGCGGTTATGAAGGTGGCGGGCCGCAATTGGAACTGCTGCGGCGGCTGGCGCATTGGATGATGAAGGAACCCGAGCTTGAGGAAGAGGCGCTTTTTGCCGAAACCAAGGGTCAGACCATGACAATCATCCGCCGCACCCTATCCGAGGACGTCGGCCCGGTCACCGTCACCCGACCTGACGGTGAAAGCCTTGACCTGGGATTGACCGAAGTCTCCCCCGGACGATTTGAAACCACCTACTACGGCCCCGAGGTCGGTCTCTATCGTCTGGTCGAAGGCACCCGCGAAGCGGTTGTGGGACTTGGCCCCGCTGCACCGCGCGAATTCGAGCAGACCATTGCCAGTGCCGAACTGTTCGAGCCCCTGATTCAGCCCCTGCGCGGTGGAGTCTTCCGGGTCGAAGAGGGTATCCCATCGGTCCGCAGCGTCCGCGAAGGCCGCCCCGCCGCCGGTCGCGGCTGGCTTGGTCTGACCCCGCGCGGCGCTTACGAAACCCGCGATGTAACGCAAAGTCCGTTGCTGCCGGCGTGGCTGGTTCTGCTTCTGGCTTCAGCCCTGCTGATCGGTGGCTGGCTGCGCGAGGGGCAGCGCTAAGCCCCATAGATCGCGAGGTATGGATAAAACCGCGCCGAAGGCGCCAGTCATCGCATTTTATCTGAGGTCTGTGCCTTTAGGGTTCTGGCCCTAGATCTTCTCGAGCTTGACCTCTTTTCCGGGAATTGGTGAAGCCGCAATCGAACCTGCATTTCGAACAACCTCGAGCCCGCCCAAATCCTCGATCCGAGCACGTTGATCAGCCTTGCTGCGCGCATCCGTTTCCTCAGGGTCGATGAACCCTTTCAACAAAGAAACAAGTTCGACCTCTTTGGGATGACTTTGGCCAGCAGCCAACAGATCCTGAGCTTCCCACGGGTCCGCGTCCAGATCGAACAGCTGATTTCGCATGTCGACATGGTAAATCAGTTTCCAATTTCCGAAACGGATCATGAAGCTCGAGTTTACGCTGCCCATGGCATGGTACTCAGAAAATCCGGGGCGCGGCTCGATCCGACCGTCGATGACCTGCAGCAACGAGCACCCGGCCAAATCTTCATCTTCAGTGGGAATGTCGTAGAGCTCCAGCATGGTCGGACACAGGTCCACATGGCTGACACAATCCCCTACGGCCCGCCCTTGCGGTACATCAGGCCCAGCCATGATGAGGGGCACGCCGGCGGAATGTTCATAAAGGTTCGCTTTGCCCAGAATACCATGTGCTCCGATCGCTTCGCCATGGTCCGAGGTATAGATCATATGCGTCGACCCGTTCAGGCCCAGATCTTCGGCCGCATCCATCACCTTGCCGATTTCGGCGTCGGTATGCGTAATAAGCGCACAATACCCCGCATAGGCGGTTCGCAAAAAACTCTCGTCCAACCCGTCTGACAGTTGGTTCATCCAAGCCAGATAGGCCATCGCAGGGTGATCATACTGATCTTCTGCATCCCAAGTCGGCGGCAGGGGCATGTCGGCGGGCGCATACTGCTCCCTGATCTTCTGGACTGCACGAAACGGCGGGTGGGGGCTGGGGTAAGAAACGATCAGAACCCAAGGTTCGGGCGTGTTGGCCTTTTCACGCAACCAATCAATGGCGCGCTCGGTGATTTGGTGATCATAGGTTTGATAGTCTGTCTCGCCGGGACCCGAATTGCCGTAGATGGCTTTATGTCCGGACCGGCTTGGCACGCCATCTTCGGTCGCCCGCAGCAAAGTCAGAGGCGAGCCGATGCCATCCACCACATGCATCGTGTGGATTTCTTCGGCGAAACCGTTGTCATCCTCGGCCGATCTATAGTGAAGCTTTCCGATCGCGGTGACGGGTACTTGCGCATCGCGCAGATAATGATGCCAGGTTTTGATGCGGCCATCATACATCGTGGCATTGTCCCAATACCCCGTTTGATGAGGATACCGTCCAGTCGCCATGGCCGCGCGCGAAGGACAACATAGTGTTGTCGCTGCATAAGCGTTTTCAAAACGAACCCCGCGTGCGGCCAAACGATCCAGGTTCGGCGTTTGTACGATCGGATGTCCAGCCGCGCCGAGAAAGTCGCGGGCGTGGTTGTCAGTTACAAATAGGATGAGTTTGTTGGCGCGTGACATGTGGACCCTACTCAACTCGATGGCGTAGGGTCATTACATATCATCATCTACTGGGCATGTTCGTGCAAATTCGGGAACATCTCGTTCAAAATGCGAAGACTACCCGGACTTTGCCGCAACATAGTCAGCGATCGCGCGTTTATAGAGCGTCTGAATTCGCGTCATGATCGGACGATCTGAGGTGCCGATGGGCTTTCCATCGATCATGGCCACCGGTGTTTGCGCTCCAAAGGTACCAGTCAGAAATGCCTCGTCCGCGCCATAGGCCTCGTAGAGCGAGTAGTTCTTTTCCAGAACCGGAATGCCATCCGCCTTACACAGGTCTATTACTTTCTGCCGCGTCACTCCGTTCATGCAATAGTCACCTGTCGAAGTCCAAACCTCTCCCCGCCGTACAATGAAGAAGTTGCAGGCATTGGTGGTGTTCACGAAACCATGCGGATCCAACATCAGCCCTTCGTCGGCCCCGGCCTGTTCTGCCTGCAAGCAGGCGATCACACAGTTGAGTTTGGAGTGGCTGTTGTATTTGGCATCCTGGCTCATTGGCAGTCCGCGCACCTGAGGCACGGTAGCCAGACGAATGCCTGCGCTTTGCAGACTGTTCACCGGCTTGGAATGCTCCATGATGATCACCAGCGTCGGCCCCGATTGAGACAATGAAGGATGCTGGAACGGCTTCACCTTGACGCCGCGCGTCAGCATCAACCGGCAGTGCACGTCGGTTGTCATCCCATTGGCGGCAGCTGTGGCACTAAGCGCCTCCAGGATGGCTGCTTCGTCCATCCCGACATCCAGACTAACCGATTTGCAGGAATTGAAAAAACGGTCCATGTGCTCTTCGAAAAAGGCCCATTGACCATCATAAAGGCGCAAACCCTCCCACATGCCGTCGCCCAGCATAAAGCCCGAGTCATAAACCGAGACCTTGGCGTCATCACGATGTACGAGATCCCCGTTCACATAAATCTTGATGTCCGCGTTGCGCGGATCTTCCAATGCGTCATGCGTGGTGTGCGTGTCGGTCATCTGGGTCCATCAGTTGCAAAAAATGGGTCGCGAGCGAATTGCCCGCGCCGCAACTGTTCAGGTTTTGACGTCCAATGGAAAGCCCAGAATTCAGCGGCCCAGCTATTCGGCCTCAAACCCCGCGTCTTTCGCGATCAACGCTGCCTGCGTTCGGTTCTTGGCATTTAGTTTCTTGCACAAGGTTCGAACGTGCAGCTTGATCGTAACCTCTTGCAGGTCGAGCTCCCGGGCAATTTCCTTATTGGATCGTCCACGGCACAACCCGCTCAGAACTTGACGCTCTCGCAGGCTCAGCTGCTTGGTGAATTCGGTCTCTGCCATCTCGCCCTGGTCGACCATGACACTGGCAGGAACATATGTTTCACCCGCCACCATAAACCGCACCGCATTGACCAGAGATTTTGCCCCCATGGTTTTGGGAATGAAACCAATCGCGCCGCTTTCCACGGCCTGCGGCGCAACCCGGTTGGGCGCGGTTCCGCTTAGGATAGCAAACGCCTGGTCGGGGAAACGCGCGACCGCCTCGGTCAAGCCATCCAGCCCATTCATCCCGGGCATGTTGAAATCCAAAAGCACCAGATCAAAAGGGCCTTTGGCTGACAACGTCTTCATTGCGCTGACGTAGTCGGGCTCAGTCACAACAGCAGCGCGCCCTTCGGATTCCAGATATGCTGAGATAGTATCACGAACCATTTCATGGTCGTCGGCAAGAAGAATACGCATGGCAAACAAAGACCTTGGTTTAACGAGCTGACCTTGTTGTAGCGCGCTCGGATAGGTTGAGCCAGCTATTGTTGGGCCACTGATGGATTCCATTCTATGCTTGCCTTCCCTAACAAATCTGTTGCGACATCTGATCAGATGCCCTCACCCTGTTTTGAACGTGACACGAAAATTCACACGTTCCTGACATCATTCAGTGTAAACAGCGCACCACAACGGTCATGTGAACTATACTAAAGGATAGATTCCTGATCCGATGCCCGCTCTGAGTTTCGACCAATCCGAGTGTAATAATCAGGCGTCCTAATTCGCATCAAAGGGTGGTTGGTCATGACATCATTTACGAAAATCGTTGCACTGTTCCTTTTACTGCACTTGGCAAAGGTCGCCTCGGCAGGTGAGGTCGTGTTGACCGTTTCAGGGGACGTGACCCGCGCGGAGCAATCCCAAGATTGGACGTTTGATATGGATGCACTGCGCGCCCTACCTGCGACCACAGTGAAGACGACCACCATCTGGACCGAAGGAGAGCAGTCGTTCACAGGCGTTTCACTGGCCATCCTTCTGGAACATGTCGGTGCAGCCAAAGGAACGATTCAGGCCGTTGCCTTAAACGATTATGCGGTTAAAATTCCAACCACGGACGCCATCGAGGACGGACCGGTCGTCGCCTATAGCCTGAATGGCAGCGAAATGTCGGTACGTGATCGGGGGCCATTGTGGATCATCTACCCCTTTGATGAAAACGAAACTTATAAGTCAGAAGAATACTACTCACGCAGCATTTGGCAGCTCGACCGGATTAAGGTTGTCGCACAGGAATAAGGCAGGACAGCAATAGATAGGGCGGTGAAACCTCAGAGCATCAGCGGTTGGCGCCTTGCAGTCATCGCCGCGCTTCTGATGATCAGCGGCGTTTTTGTTGTCGTGCTCGGTCGGGCTGTGGTCTCTGACCTCGATGCGCTGTCCACCGCTCAAAACGACGATATCAGCTGGAATATCTCTCAGTTAGAGGTTGAGCTGCTGAAATTGCAGAACGTTACGCTTGAGGTGATGCAGGATCCGGACACCGATTTGGCCAGTTTCCGAAAGCGATATGACATCTTTTACAGTCGGTTATCGAACCTGTCGCAAGGCAGGCTGTTTCACTCACTCAGAGAGAGACAAGACGTTCAAGCTGCCTTGCGTGCAGCCAACAGCTTTCTTGAAATGAACACCCCTGTGGTCGACGGGCCCGATAATGCTTTGCGCTTTGCTCTGGCTGACATTCGCAGCGACATGATCGAACTTAGCCCGCTCATCCGCAATTTGGCTTTGGGTGGGGTCGAACATTATGCCCAAAACGAAGCCATGCGCCGAGACAAGCTTTCACAAACACTGATCCGGCTGGCCGCTGCAATTTTGGTCCTTATTCTTGCTTTGGCCGTTACAGCGTTTGTCCTGCTCAAGCTCTTTCGGACGGGTGAGCGGTATTCTCATGAGAACGCAGTGATGCGGTCGCGCTTCGAAGCTGCAGTGAACTCTTCCCTGGATGCTGTATTGGTGGTCAACACCAAGGGTCAAATTATCGAATTCAATGGTTCAGCCGAAAGTGTGTTCGGCTATTCCCGCAAAGAGGCGATCGGCGGCGATATGGCCGATTTGATTGTTCCAGAGCACATGCGCGACATGCATCGAAAAGGTATGCAGAGATTCTTGGCCACAAACGAACAGAAGGTCATTGGCGCAGGCCGCCTTCGGCTGGAAGGGCTGCGAAAATCCGGCGAGATCTTCCCCGTCGAACTTTCCATTTCGTTGGCAGAAACAGAAGGTGAGCGGGTTTTTGTCTCGTTCTTGCGCGACATTACACAAGAGTTGAAAGCCGAAGAAGATCTGCGCACGGCGCGTGACAAGGCCCAGGAAAGCGAAAAGGCGAAATCTGATCTGTTGACCGTCATGAGCCACGAGATGCGCACCCCGTTGAATGGCATCTTAGGGTCACTGTCCTTGATTGATCAGGACAACCTGACTGATCGGCAAAAGCGACATTTGAATTCCATCGCGGTCTCTGGTGATTTGCTGTTGTCTCATGTCAATGACGTTTTACATCTGTCCAGCCTGACGGCCGAGAACTCCTTGCCCGAACAAAGTTCGTTCAATCTGCAAGACGTCATCGATGACGTTGCCGACAGCCTTCGCGCCAATGCACAGGCCCGCAACTGTGTTTTGCACGTCAATGCCCTGTCGGGTCTTCCACGCCTGGTTCGAGGGCACAAAACCTCGCTCCAGCAGTGTTTGGTCAATTTGGTGGGTAACGCTATCAAGTTCACGACCGACGGAACCGTGATAGTAGAGATCGAAAAATTGCCTGATGACCGGTATGAGATCCGTGTCTCGGACACAGGCGTGGGCATCGCGCCCCAAAATTTACCCAGGATTTTTGAAGAGTTCGTTACAATCGACACCGCATTTGCACGCGAGAACACTGGCACAGGGTTGGGTTTGGCGATCACAAAGCGGCTGGTCGAAGCGATGAGGGGCGAAATCGAAGTTGACAGTGTCCTGGGAGAGGGAAGCCTGTTCACCCTGCGCATTCCCCTGGAAGACCTGGATACCGGGCACGATCCCGACACACCAAAGCTCTCGACCGCGATAACGTCTTTGCCACCGGGACTGCGAGCGCTCGTTGTTGACGACAACGAGATCAACCGCATGATTCTGGTAGACATGCTGCAAGACATGCAGTTTGTCGTGATGCAGGCAGCTGACGGGTATGAGGCGATCGACCTGGTCGCGCAGCATCCATTTGACATCTTGTTGCTGGATATCAGCATGCCGGGCATCGATGGCACAGAAACGTTGGATCAGATCCGGTTACAAGACACCCAATGGAACCGTTGCCCGGCAATTGCTGTGACCGCACATGCCGCCAAACAAGATCATGACACGATTATGCAGGCCGATTTTTCAGACCTTCTTGTAAAACCAGTCGATCCCCTTCACCTCAAAACCGCACTGAAAGGCATCTTGATTCAAGACGCTCCACAAGACGAATCTGGGGAAGAGAACAACGCCAGGTTAGATTTTATCGAAAGGTTCGGGCACAAGGTCTATATGCGCCATGCGCAAGACTTGGGAACCCAGGTTTCCGAGTTGGCTCAACACCTGGCCACAGCCAAGGAACCATCTGCTGAAATCCGGCAAACTGCCCACAAACTGGCAGGCACAGCGGCCGTATTGGGGAAAGTGGAATTGACCCGTCTTTTGCAAACCGTTGAAGGCACATCCCAGATTGAGTGGGCGGAGCGGAGAGAGCAAATCCTGCTGGACCTTGCGGATGCGGTGGATCAGAAAACTTGAACTGGAAACGCTGCGAAAATCGGCGCTTGGTCGGCACCGCTCCAAATCACCCACGTGGCTGATTGATGACGGAAAGAAGACCTGAACACCTTTCGGCGCTTCGCTTCTCCCACAATAAGCGATGCTCAAAATTAGCGGCGCCCCAAGGCGCCGCCTATCCGTTCTGTTTAGATGTATTTAGTGGAAAACCGCGTCTGGGTTGTCCAATGAGTCCGATCCTTCAAAGTCGATATTGTCGAGCTTGAGGGACGCAACGATACGCTGAATGCTGCGCGTCTGATCGACCAGACCATCAACCCCGCCCATGATCAGGGCCTCACCGGCCGCATTGCCACGTTCCAACATCTGGTCATAAGCAAAGCCACTTTCCGCTGCCGATTTGATCCGCCCCAAGGCCATCATCGTGGTGGCCAGTTTGGTGCGCATTTCAGCATCCAGATCCGCGTCTGCAGCAGCTACCAGATCAGCCAATGCAGCCCCTGAAACCAGCTCGCCGTTCACACGGACGTATTCACCCAGGTAAACGTTTTGCACACCCAAGCCATCGTAGTAATGGCTGTTGTGCGTGTTGTCCGAGAAGCAATCGTGCTCTTCTTCGGGGTCGTTCAGCATCAGACCAAGGCGCATCCGTTCACCCGCTTGTTCGCCATAAGACAGGCTGCCCATGCCTGTCACAATGGTCACGATACCTGCGTTTTCGTCTTCCAGAACTGCATCACGTGCCGCGCCGCCATCTGCCCACTGCGCGGCCATCCATTCCAGGTCGCTGACAAGCAGGTCGGTCGCCGCCTCAAGGTAGCCCCCACGGCGATCACAGTTACCGCCCGTGCAATCATCACCCTTGGCATAATCGGTCCAGGACCGACCGCCCGCTCCAGCCCCATGGCCATTCAGATCCTGCCCCCACAGCAGAAACTCGATGGCGTGATATCCGGTCGCGACGTTCGCTTCGATTCCATCTGCCTCGTGCAAGGTTTCAGACAGCAATTCCGGCGTGATCTGGGCCGCATCCACCGTTTCACCCGAAAGGGTGAATGCCGGGTTCGCCACGATGTTCAGCGCTGCATACTCGTTTTCGTCCGATGGACCACCATAGCTGGCATCGACATAATCGATCAAACCCTCGTCCAGCGGCCAAGCATTCACCTTACCCTCCCACTCATCAACAATTGCATTGCCAAAGCGATAAACCTCGGTCTGCTGATAGGGCACACGGGCCGCCAACCATGCGTCTTTGGCGGCTTGCAAATTTTCGGCAGAGGGGTTGGTGATCAACTCATTCACTGCGGCCTGCAAACGCTGCGCGGTGAACAGGCTATCTTGATACTTGGCTTCGGCGATGTTGGCATA from Falsiruegeria litorea R37 encodes the following:
- a CDS encoding DUF7408 domain-containing protein, which codes for MTGTILFDPMIPWPILIGVGALSLAGVVLALWRGLSGWALRGLAALVLLAALSGPVYQIEDRAPLTDIVVMLEDESASQGLSDRAQQTAEAADTLAAAIERRDKTELRRITVPDGDGDAGTQLMQTLADVLAEEPRARVAGILALTDGRTHDIDRAPNLPAPMHVLLTGRASDWDRRLIVRNAPAFGIIDEPITLTVRIEDSGSVPVQSPFVPLSISVDGAEPLIVDVPIGQDFELPVTLPHGGRNVIQFSVPLADGELTDRNNSALIQMNGVRDRLRVLLVSGEPHPGGRTWRNLLKSDSSVDLVHFTILRPPEKQDGVPVDELSLIAFPTRELFLEKIDDFDLIIFDRYKRRGILPAIYLDNVTNYVADGGAVLVAAGPDFATADSIYRSPLAPILPAEPTARVIEDRYLPKVTDLGQRHPVTTDLESTEVWGSWLRQIDVEPRSGHTVMTGIDERPLLVLDRVGEGRVALLASDHAWLWSRGYEGGGPQLELLRRLAHWMMKEPELEEEALFAETKGQTMTIIRRTLSEDVGPVTVTRPDGESLDLGLTEVSPGRFETTYYGPEVGLYRLVEGTREAVVGLGPAAPREFEQTIASAELFEPLIQPLRGGVFRVEEGIPSVRSVREGRPAAGRGWLGLTPRGAYETRDVTQSPLLPAWLVLLLASALLIGGWLREGQR
- a CDS encoding sulfatase-like hydrolase/transferase translates to MSRANKLILFVTDNHARDFLGAAGHPIVQTPNLDRLAARGVRFENAYAATTLCCPSRAAMATGRYPHQTGYWDNATMYDGRIKTWHHYLRDAQVPVTAIGKLHYRSAEDDNGFAEEIHTMHVVDGIGSPLTLLRATEDGVPSRSGHKAIYGNSGPGETDYQTYDHQITERAIDWLREKANTPEPWVLIVSYPSPHPPFRAVQKIREQYAPADMPLPPTWDAEDQYDHPAMAYLAWMNQLSDGLDESFLRTAYAGYCALITHTDAEIGKVMDAAEDLGLNGSTHMIYTSDHGEAIGAHGILGKANLYEHSAGVPLIMAGPDVPQGRAVGDCVSHVDLCPTMLELYDIPTEDEDLAGCSLLQVIDGRIEPRPGFSEYHAMGSVNSSFMIRFGNWKLIYHVDMRNQLFDLDADPWEAQDLLAAGQSHPKEVELVSLLKGFIDPEETDARSKADQRARIEDLGGLEVVRNAGSIAASPIPGKEVKLEKI
- a CDS encoding aminotransferase class IV, which gives rise to MTDTHTTHDALEDPRNADIKIYVNGDLVHRDDAKVSVYDSGFMLGDGMWEGLRLYDGQWAFFEEHMDRFFNSCKSVSLDVGMDEAAILEALSATAAANGMTTDVHCRLMLTRGVKVKPFQHPSLSQSGPTLVIIMEHSKPVNSLQSAGIRLATVPQVRGLPMSQDAKYNSHSKLNCVIACLQAEQAGADEGLMLDPHGFVNTTNACNFFIVRRGEVWTSTGDYCMNGVTRQKVIDLCKADGIPVLEKNYSLYEAYGADEAFLTGTFGAQTPVAMIDGKPIGTSDRPIMTRIQTLYKRAIADYVAAKSG
- a CDS encoding response regulator transcription factor, whose protein sequence is MRILLADDHEMVRDTISAYLESEGRAAVVTEPDYVSAMKTLSAKGPFDLVLLDFNMPGMNGLDGLTEAVARFPDQAFAILSGTAPNRVAPQAVESGAIGFIPKTMGAKSLVNAVRFMVAGETYVPASVMVDQGEMAETEFTKQLSLRERQVLSGLCRGRSNKEIARELDLQEVTIKLHVRTLCKKLNAKNRTQAALIAKDAGFEAE
- a CDS encoding molybdopterin-dependent oxidoreductase, with the protein product MTSFTKIVALFLLLHLAKVASAGEVVLTVSGDVTRAEQSQDWTFDMDALRALPATTVKTTTIWTEGEQSFTGVSLAILLEHVGAAKGTIQAVALNDYAVKIPTTDAIEDGPVVAYSLNGSEMSVRDRGPLWIIYPFDENETYKSEEYYSRSIWQLDRIKVVAQE
- a CDS encoding hybrid sensor histidine kinase/response regulator, which gives rise to MKPQSISGWRLAVIAALLMISGVFVVVLGRAVVSDLDALSTAQNDDISWNISQLEVELLKLQNVTLEVMQDPDTDLASFRKRYDIFYSRLSNLSQGRLFHSLRERQDVQAALRAANSFLEMNTPVVDGPDNALRFALADIRSDMIELSPLIRNLALGGVEHYAQNEAMRRDKLSQTLIRLAAAILVLILALAVTAFVLLKLFRTGERYSHENAVMRSRFEAAVNSSLDAVLVVNTKGQIIEFNGSAESVFGYSRKEAIGGDMADLIVPEHMRDMHRKGMQRFLATNEQKVIGAGRLRLEGLRKSGEIFPVELSISLAETEGERVFVSFLRDITQELKAEEDLRTARDKAQESEKAKSDLLTVMSHEMRTPLNGILGSLSLIDQDNLTDRQKRHLNSIAVSGDLLLSHVNDVLHLSSLTAENSLPEQSSFNLQDVIDDVADSLRANAQARNCVLHVNALSGLPRLVRGHKTSLQQCLVNLVGNAIKFTTDGTVIVEIEKLPDDRYEIRVSDTGVGIAPQNLPRIFEEFVTIDTAFARENTGTGLGLAITKRLVEAMRGEIEVDSVLGEGSLFTLRIPLEDLDTGHDPDTPKLSTAITSLPPGLRALVVDDNEINRMILVDMLQDMQFVVMQAADGYEAIDLVAQHPFDILLLDISMPGIDGTETLDQIRLQDTQWNRCPAIAVTAHAAKQDHDTIMQADFSDLLVKPVDPLHLKTALKGILIQDAPQDESGEENNARLDFIERFGHKVYMRHAQDLGTQVSELAQHLATAKEPSAEIRQTAHKLAGTAAVLGKVELTRLLQTVEGTSQIEWAERREQILLDLADAVDQKT
- a CDS encoding imelysin family protein, with translation MKSIFFAATALGLSMGTAALAADKTDVLINYANIAEAKYQDSLFTAQRLQAAVNELITNPSAENLQAAKDAWLAARVPYQQTEVYRFGNAIVDEWEGKVNAWPLDEGLIDYVDASYGGPSDENEYAALNIVANPAFTLSGETVDAAQITPELLSETLHEADGIEANVATGYHAIEFLLWGQDLNGHGAGAGGRSWTDYAKGDDCTGGNCDRRGGYLEAATDLLVSDLEWMAAQWADGGAARDAVLEDENAGIVTIVTGMGSLSYGEQAGERMRLGLMLNDPEEEHDCFSDNTHNSHYYDGLGVQNVYLGEYVRVNGELVSGAALADLVAAADADLDAEMRTKLATTMMALGRIKSAAESGFAYDQMLERGNAAGEALIMGGVDGLVDQTRSIQRIVASLKLDNIDFEGSDSLDNPDAVFH